The region ATGGTCACCGTCGCCCTCTGGCACCTCATCCGACGCCCCGGCAACAGCGACACCCCGACCTACCGCTTCGCCGCCAAGTTCGGTTCCTGGGTCACCCTGATCGCCGCCGCCGGCGTCCTGCTCACCGGCGACATCCAAGGCAAGATCATGACCGAGGTGCAGCCCATGAAGATGGCCGCCGCCGAAGGTCTCTACACCACCGAAAGTCCCGCCGCCTTCTCCGTACTCACCGTCGGCAGCCTCGACGGCAGCCGCGAACTGTACGCCCTCAAGATCCCCGGCCTGCTGTCCTTCCTCGGCACCGGCAGCTTCGACGGCGAAGTCAAGGGCATCAACGACCTGCAAGCCCAGTACGCCGCCCAGTACGGCCCCGGCAGCTACACCCCGATCATCCCGGTCACCTACTGGAGCTTCCGCTTCATGATCGGGTTCGGCATGGCCGCCGCCGCCATCGCACTACTCGTCCTCTGGACCCACCGCCGCGACCGCACCACCACCAGCCGCTGGCTCCTGCGCGCCGGCCTCGTCATGCCCTTCCTCCCACTGGCCGCCAACTCCTTCGGCTGGATCTTCACCGAGATGGGCCGCCAACCCTGGATCGTCTTCGGTGAAATGCTCACCCGCGACGGCGTCTCCCGCACCGTCAGCCTCGCCGAAGTCCTCACCTCCTTCACCGCCTTCACCCTCGTCTACGCCACCCTCGCCGTCATCGAGTTCCGCCTCCTCGTCAAGTACGCCAAGAACGGCCTGCCCGACGAAACCCCGCCCCCACAAACCGACGACACCGACGACGCCGACCGGCCCCTCGCCTTCGCCTACTGACCCCGGAGCCCCACCGTGGAACTCACCACCGTCTGGTTTCTCCTCATCACCGTCCTCTTCACCGGATACTTCATCCTCGAAGGGTTCGACTTCGGCGTCGGCATGCTCCTGCCCGTACTCGGCCGCGACGACCGGGAACGCCGAGTAATGATCAACACCATCGGCCCCGTCTGGGACGGCAACGAAGTCTGGCTACTCACCGCCGGCGGCGCCATGTTCGCCGCCTTCCCCGAGTGGTACGCCACCCTGTTCTCCGGCTTCTACCTGCCGCTACTACTCATCCTCATCGCCCTCATCCTGCGCGGCGTCGCCTTCGAATACCGCCACAAGCGCCCCGAAGCCAGTTGGAAACGCCGCTGGGACGCCGCCATCACCTTCGGCTCCGTCGTACCCGCCCTCCTGTGGGGCGTCGCCTTCGCCAACATCGTGCGCGGCGTCCCCCTCGACGCCAACCACGAGTACGCCGGCGGATTCTTCAACCTACTCAACCCCTACGCCCTACTCGGCGGCCTCACCACCACCGCCCTGTTCCTCACCCACGGCGCCGTCTTCATCGCACTCAAAACCACCGGCGACATCCGGCACCGCGCCCGCAAGCTCGCCACCCACACCGGCATCGCCGCCATCGTCCTGGCCGGCGCGTTCCTCACCTGGACACTCAGCATCCGCAACACCCCGGCCGCCATCGTCCTGGCCGTCGTCGCCGCCCTCGCGCTCGCCGCCGGTGTCGCCGCCGCCCACGCCGGCCGTGAAGGCTGGGCCTTCACCGGCACCGCCCTGGCCACCGGCCTCGCCGTGATCACCCTCTTCGCGGCACTCTTCCCCAACGTCATGCCCTCCACCCTCGACGCCGCTGGCACCCTCACCGTCGACAACGCCGCCTCCACCCCCTACACCCTCAAGATCATGACCTGGGTGGCGGTCATCTTCACCCCGATCGTGCTCGCCTACCAGGGCTGGACCTACTGGGTCTTCCGCAAGCGCATCGGCGTCACCCACATCCCGAACTGAAAACCCCCTCCCCAAACCCGGGTGTGGCCGACGAATCCCCCGAACCGTCGGCCACACCCGGGTTTCCCGTTCCCACCGCTCGACGCCAACAGCCACCAATCACTGGACCCCACCCGTCGACACGCCATGGGCGGCGACACCCAACATCAGCCACCAGTGACCCAGCACCGGATCAAACCCCATGCACATCTACGCGTAGCAGTCCCTGGTTCGTGCCCACCACCAACGAAGCCAGCGCCACCGAAACCAGACACGTAGCGGCGGCATGCAAGGCGATGGTGCGCAAACAACGACCGGTAGCCGGCTCCCAAAGCCGCAACGCGGCATCGGCACCAGCAGTGACCAGCACCCTCGCAGTGCAACACCCACTGCGGACAGAACCGCCGACCAACCCGCAACCACCGGATCGACCACGCACCAGAGCCACCCTGACCGTCCGCCGCGTCGCCCGGCCACCACGCGCCCAACCCACGTACCACCCGCTGCCCACCCGGGTCCGCCGACACCTTCGAACCCACCCGTGACACCCCTCAACCAAATCGGACCAGGTCACAGATCACGACCGGCCACGCCCGGGTTTCCCAATCCACGGCTTGACGTTGACGCAACGTCAAGCCCTACCGTCGACACCACCGGGCCAGAACGGGGGAGAGGAGGCCAACCATGGAATGGTCAATCAACGACATCGCACGCACCGCTGGCACCACCAGCCGTACCCTGCGCCACTACCACACACTCGGCCTCCTCACCCCCAGCCGAACCGGCGCCAACGGCTACCGCTACTACGACCAAGACCGGCTGATCCGCCTCCAACGCATCCTGCTGCTCCGCGAACTCGGCCTCGGCCTACCCGCCATCGCCAAAATCCTCAACGGGCAACAAGACACCACCGCCGCCCTACGCACCCACCTCGAACTCCTCCAGAACGAGCGCCAACGCATCGAACGGCAGATCCGGTCGGTCCACACCACCCTGCGCAAGACCGAAAAGGGGGAACCGCTCATGGCCACCGAAATCTTCGACGGCTTCGACCACACCCAATACGAACAAGAAGTTACCCAACGCTGGGGACAAGACGCCTACGCCAAGGGCGACCGCTGGTGGCGTTCACTCAGCGACACCGAAAAACGCGCCTTCCAACAAGA is a window of Micromonospora polyrhachis DNA encoding:
- the cydB gene encoding cytochrome d ubiquinol oxidase subunit II is translated as MELTTVWFLLITVLFTGYFILEGFDFGVGMLLPVLGRDDRERRVMINTIGPVWDGNEVWLLTAGGAMFAAFPEWYATLFSGFYLPLLLILIALILRGVAFEYRHKRPEASWKRRWDAAITFGSVVPALLWGVAFANIVRGVPLDANHEYAGGFFNLLNPYALLGGLTTTALFLTHGAVFIALKTTGDIRHRARKLATHTGIAAIVLAGAFLTWTLSIRNTPAAIVLAVVAALALAAGVAAAHAGREGWAFTGTALATGLAVITLFAALFPNVMPSTLDAAGTLTVDNAASTPYTLKIMTWVAVIFTPIVLAYQGWTYWVFRKRIGVTHIPN
- a CDS encoding MerR family transcriptional regulator, with the protein product MEWSINDIARTAGTTSRTLRHYHTLGLLTPSRTGANGYRYYDQDRLIRLQRILLLRELGLGLPAIAKILNGQQDTTAALRTHLELLQNERQRIERQIRSVHTTLRKTEKGEPLMATEIFDGFDHTQYEQEVTQRWGQDAYAKGDRWWRSLSDTEKRAFQQEQLDIAHAYGTAHATGKTADSDDVQAITRRHVNWLSHTAAPTKGYLIGLGEMYVADPRFTANYDQHGQGTSLLVRDAMKIYAERHLTD
- a CDS encoding cytochrome ubiquinol oxidase subunit I, which encodes MDALDVARWQFGVTTVYHFLFVPLTIGLSVLVAILQTMWHRTGNERYLKLTKFYGKLFLINFAMGVVTGIVQEFQFGMNWSDYSRFVGDIFGAPLAIEALVAFFLESTFLGLWIFGWDRLPKRIHLATIWAAAIGSTFSAYFILAANSWMQNPVGYHINPDTGRAELTDFLAVLTNKVALITFPHTIFGCFLVAGSLMVTVALWHLIRRPGNSDTPTYRFAAKFGSWVTLIAAAGVLLTGDIQGKIMTEVQPMKMAAAEGLYTTESPAAFSVLTVGSLDGSRELYALKIPGLLSFLGTGSFDGEVKGINDLQAQYAAQYGPGSYTPIIPVTYWSFRFMIGFGMAAAAIALLVLWTHRRDRTTTSRWLLRAGLVMPFLPLAANSFGWIFTEMGRQPWIVFGEMLTRDGVSRTVSLAEVLTSFTAFTLVYATLAVIEFRLLVKYAKNGLPDETPPPQTDDTDDADRPLAFAY